In Calderihabitans maritimus, the following are encoded in one genomic region:
- a CDS encoding formate--tetrahydrofolate ligase gives MPYDPTKMKDWQIAEEAEKTMPTPEEWREKLGLEKDEIIPYGRIAKLDFLKIMNRLKDRPNGKFIEVTAITPTPLGEGKTTTTMGIIEGLGKRGKNVGGCIRQPSGGPTMNIKGTAAGGGNALLIPMTEFSLGLTGDINDITNAHNLAMVALTARMQHEANYDDEELAKRNLKRLDIDPKRVEMGWVIDFAAQALRNIIIGIGGKKDGFMMASKFGISVSSELMAILSIATDLKDLRERLGKIIVAYDKKGNPVTTADLEVDGAMAAWMRNTINPTLCCTVEHQPCLVHAGPFANIAVGQSSIIGDRVGLKMWDYHVTESGFAADIGFEKFWNVKCRLSGLVPNVSVIVATIRALKMHGGGPKVVPGRPLPEEYTKENLELVEKGIENLLHHINIVKKSGVNPVVCINSFYTDTEEEIKLVRRLVEQTGARCAVSEHWLKGGEGALELADAVIDACNDPVDFKYLYPLDMPLRQRVEIIAKEVYGADGVSWTPQAEEKAKMFESDPAYRDFQTMMVKTHLSLSHDPTLKGVPKGWVLPIRDVLVYGGAKFLCPVAGDISLMPGTGSDPAFRRIDIDVNTGKVMGLF, from the coding sequence ATGCCGTACGATCCTACCAAGATGAAAGACTGGCAGATTGCCGAAGAAGCCGAGAAAACAATGCCTACTCCCGAAGAATGGCGGGAGAAATTAGGGCTTGAAAAAGACGAGATTATTCCTTACGGAAGAATCGCCAAATTGGATTTCCTTAAGATAATGAATCGCCTTAAGGACAGGCCTAATGGTAAATTCATTGAAGTTACGGCGATCACTCCTACTCCTCTGGGCGAAGGCAAGACGACCACCACGATGGGAATTATAGAAGGTTTGGGCAAAAGAGGTAAAAATGTGGGGGGTTGTATCCGCCAGCCTTCAGGTGGTCCCACTATGAATATTAAAGGGACGGCCGCGGGAGGCGGTAATGCTCTTCTGATTCCCATGACCGAGTTTTCACTCGGTCTTACCGGCGATATTAACGATATTACAAATGCTCATAACTTGGCTATGGTAGCTTTAACGGCTCGGATGCAGCACGAAGCTAATTATGACGATGAAGAACTGGCCAAACGCAACCTGAAGCGACTTGACATTGATCCTAAGAGGGTTGAAATGGGATGGGTAATTGATTTTGCCGCCCAAGCGTTGCGTAATATCATTATAGGTATTGGCGGTAAGAAGGACGGCTTTATGATGGCCTCTAAGTTTGGGATTTCGGTAAGTTCTGAGTTAATGGCCATCCTTTCCATCGCCACCGATCTTAAAGACCTTAGAGAGCGGTTGGGTAAAATTATTGTGGCGTACGATAAGAAGGGTAATCCGGTCACGACCGCGGACCTGGAAGTTGACGGTGCCATGGCTGCCTGGATGAGAAACACCATCAACCCGACCCTTTGCTGTACGGTCGAACATCAGCCCTGTTTGGTCCATGCAGGACCGTTTGCCAACATCGCCGTAGGTCAGTCTTCGATCATTGGTGACCGCGTAGGTTTGAAGATGTGGGATTATCACGTGACGGAGAGTGGTTTCGCTGCCGACATCGGTTTCGAGAAATTCTGGAACGTAAAATGCCGTTTAAGCGGCCTCGTACCCAATGTTTCGGTAATTGTGGCTACTATCAGGGCTCTAAAGATGCATGGAGGCGGACCAAAAGTTGTGCCGGGACGTCCTCTGCCTGAAGAATACACGAAGGAGAACCTGGAACTGGTCGAAAAAGGTATTGAAAACCTGTTACATCATATCAACATAGTTAAGAAGTCCGGTGTAAACCCGGTGGTTTGCATTAACAGCTTCTATACTGATACCGAGGAAGAAATCAAACTTGTACGCCGGTTGGTAGAGCAGACCGGAGCTCGGTGCGCGGTTTCCGAACACTGGCTCAAGGGTGGCGAAGGTGCCTTAGAACTGGCCGACGCGGTTATCGATGCCTGCAACGACCCGGTTGACTTCAAGTATCTCTACCCGCTGGATATGCCTTTGCGTCAACGGGTTGAGATTATCGCCAAAGAGGTCTATGGTGCTGATGGAGTATCCTGGACGCCGCAGGCCGAGGAAAAAGCTAAGATGTTTGAATCCGATCCTGCTTATAGAGATTTCCAAACTATGATGGTGAAGACCCACCTTAGTCTCTCGCATGATCCTACTTTGAAGGGTGTACCTAAAGGTTGGGTTCTGCCGATTCGTGATGTTCTGGTTTACGGTGGAGCCAAGTTCCTCTGCCCGGTTGCTGGCGACATCAGCTTGATGCCAGGTACCGGCTCCGATCCGGCTTTCCGCAGAATCGATATAGATGTCAATACCGGCAAGGTAATGGGGCTGTTTTAA
- a CDS encoding ECF transporter S component, with product MKTKEIVLGGLLTGLALVIPLAFGGVLGIVIPPFSATLASHVPMMIAMIVSPGVAVMVGIGSALGFLIKLGMPAIAARAFMHTFVGYAGAKMVQKGRPLYSALIWTLPLHALLEAIIVLPFGFTLYQGLVGVGIGTALHHAIDSVITLGILVLPIAKPLGLSSRVR from the coding sequence ATGAAAACTAAGGAAATAGTTTTAGGGGGGCTTTTGACCGGCTTAGCGTTAGTAATTCCGCTGGCCTTTGGAGGGGTATTAGGGATTGTTATTCCCCCGTTTTCGGCCACATTGGCTTCCCATGTTCCAATGATGATTGCCATGATTGTAAGTCCTGGAGTAGCTGTTATGGTAGGGATTGGATCCGCTCTTGGGTTTTTGATTAAACTAGGTATGCCTGCTATTGCGGCACGGGCATTTATGCATACCTTTGTTGGCTACGCAGGTGCCAAGATGGTTCAAAAAGGACGGCCTCTTTACTCGGCATTGATTTGGACTTTACCGCTCCATGCGCTTCTAGAGGCTATAATTGTTCTTCCTTTCGGTTTTACCCTTTACCAAGGTTTAGTGGGGGTAGGAATAGGGACTGCCCTCCATCACGCCATAGATAGTGTCATAACGCTAGGCATATTAGTTCTACCCATAGCCAAACCTTTAGGCCTCTCGAGCAGGGTGAGGTAG
- the ftsH gene encoding ATP-dependent zinc metalloprotease FtsH encodes MNRIFKNLAIYILIVLIAVSIFKWTTPVHKEAETLDYTTFKRLVQQGQVKEVNIIIERDIYRISGLLKNDKSFVLDAPKEPGLTDFLAMNGVKVIPQAAPEPPWWTNLLGTILPVLLLVGLIFFMMQQTQGGGSRVMQFGKSRARLHTEDKNKVTFADVAGIDEVKEELQEVVEFLKNPRKFNELGARIPKGVLLYGPPGTGKTLLARAVAGEAGVPFFSISGSDFVEMFVGVGASRVRDLFEQAKKNAPCIVFIDEIDAVGRQRGAGLGGGHDEREQTLNQLLVEMDGFNANEGIIIIAATNRPDILDPALLRPGRFDRQIVVDVPDVTGRKEILKVHVKNKPLADDVDLDVLARRTPGFTGADLANLVNEAALLAARRGKRKIGMEELEDSIERVIAGPEKRSRVISDYEKKLVAYHEAGHALLGHYLPHTDPLHKVSIIPRGRAGGYTLLLPKEDRRYMTKSQILDQVTMLLGGRVAEALVLKEVSTGAQNDLERATELVRKLITEFGMSEELGPLTFGRRQEQVFLGRDIARDRNYSEAVAFSIDKEARRIMDECYNRAEKLLKENIDKLHLVAKTLMQKETLEAEEFQKLLEQFDKGETETKLQEDISEDRQETGNENKEKNSNFSPGPVISFSYTE; translated from the coding sequence ACTATACCACCTTTAAGCGATTGGTGCAGCAAGGCCAGGTAAAAGAAGTAAATATTATCATAGAAAGAGATATTTACCGTATTTCCGGTCTTCTTAAAAACGACAAATCTTTTGTATTGGATGCACCAAAAGAGCCTGGCCTGACTGATTTTTTGGCCATGAACGGTGTTAAAGTTATCCCTCAGGCTGCCCCGGAACCCCCTTGGTGGACTAACCTGCTGGGGACCATTCTACCGGTTTTGCTTTTAGTAGGTCTGATATTTTTTATGATGCAACAGACCCAGGGAGGCGGTAGCCGGGTTATGCAGTTCGGCAAAAGCCGGGCCCGTTTGCACACGGAGGATAAGAACAAGGTGACTTTTGCCGATGTGGCTGGTATCGATGAAGTAAAAGAAGAATTGCAAGAGGTAGTAGAATTCCTGAAGAACCCTAGAAAATTCAATGAATTAGGAGCTCGGATTCCCAAAGGAGTATTGTTATATGGTCCGCCCGGAACGGGAAAAACTTTACTGGCCCGAGCAGTGGCCGGCGAAGCTGGGGTCCCTTTTTTCAGCATAAGTGGTTCTGATTTTGTGGAAATGTTTGTCGGGGTTGGCGCTTCCCGGGTGCGAGATCTTTTTGAACAGGCCAAAAAGAACGCTCCCTGCATTGTATTTATAGACGAAATCGATGCTGTGGGGCGCCAGAGGGGTGCCGGCCTAGGCGGAGGACATGACGAAAGAGAGCAGACGCTGAATCAATTGCTGGTAGAGATGGATGGTTTTAATGCTAATGAAGGAATCATCATTATTGCGGCTACCAACCGTCCGGATATCTTGGATCCGGCGTTGCTTAGACCGGGGCGCTTTGACCGACAGATTGTGGTGGATGTTCCGGACGTTACAGGTCGCAAGGAGATACTAAAAGTACACGTTAAGAATAAACCCTTGGCCGACGATGTAGATTTAGATGTACTGGCTCGCCGTACTCCTGGGTTTACCGGAGCTGATTTAGCCAACTTGGTTAATGAAGCTGCTCTTTTGGCTGCGCGGCGGGGTAAGCGCAAGATAGGAATGGAAGAACTGGAGGATTCCATAGAAAGAGTAATTGCCGGGCCGGAGAAGAGGTCGAGAGTCATTAGCGATTATGAAAAGAAACTTGTTGCTTACCACGAAGCCGGGCACGCATTGTTGGGGCACTATCTGCCCCATACCGATCCCTTGCACAAGGTATCTATAATTCCTCGCGGCCGGGCGGGAGGCTATACGCTTTTGCTACCTAAAGAAGACCGGCGGTATATGACTAAATCCCAAATTTTAGATCAGGTTACCATGTTGTTGGGCGGCCGGGTGGCAGAAGCTTTGGTATTGAAAGAAGTCAGTACGGGAGCCCAAAATGATTTAGAACGAGCCACGGAACTGGTCCGGAAATTAATTACGGAGTTTGGTATGTCGGAAGAATTAGGACCTTTAACTTTTGGACGACGTCAAGAACAAGTATTTTTAGGGAGGGATATTGCCCGGGATCGAAATTACAGTGAAGCGGTGGCCTTCTCTATCGATAAAGAAGCTCGACGCATTATGGACGAGTGTTATAATCGTGCTGAGAAATTGCTCAAGGAGAATATTGATAAATTGCACTTGGTAGCCAAAACTTTAATGCAAAAAGAAACATTAGAAGCGGAAGAGTTCCAAAAACTCTTAGAACAATTTGATAAAGGGGAAACAGAAACAAAGTTGCAGGAGGATATTTCAGAGGACCGGCAGGAGACCGGGAACGAAAATAAGGAAAAGAACTCCAACTTCAGTCCTGGTCCTGTTATTAGTTTTAGCTATACAGAATAA
- the ndk gene encoding nucleoside-diphosphate kinase, whose translation MERTFVMIKPDGVQRNLIGKIISRFEDKGYRIVAMKLMQVTRDLAERHYEEHRGKPFFESLIDYITSGPVVVMVLEGKDVVAGVRKMNGATNPAEAAPGTIRGDYALDIGRNVIHGADSVESAQREISIYFKEEELLNYEKVTEKWIYEYE comes from the coding sequence ATGGAAAGGACTTTTGTGATGATTAAACCAGACGGGGTTCAAAGAAATTTAATAGGGAAAATTATTTCCCGGTTTGAGGATAAAGGCTACCGAATCGTTGCCATGAAGTTGATGCAAGTAACGCGTGATCTGGCCGAACGGCATTATGAAGAACACCGAGGCAAACCCTTTTTTGAGAGTTTGATTGACTATATTACTTCCGGTCCGGTAGTGGTTATGGTTCTCGAGGGGAAAGATGTAGTAGCGGGAGTGAGAAAAATGAATGGGGCCACTAACCCTGCAGAGGCTGCTCCCGGTACCATTCGTGGGGATTATGCTTTGGATATTGGGCGTAATGTAATCCATGGAGCAGACTCTGTAGAGAGTGCGCAACGAGAAATATCAATCTACTTCAAGGAAGAAGAATTGTTGAATTATGAAAAGGTCACCGAAAAATGGATCTATGAATATGAATAA
- a CDS encoding transcription repressor NadR: protein MDAETRRKNILELLKQSSEPITGSELAQRFSVSRQVIVQDIAILRAAGQTIIATPQGYLIPDVFAQNKLTRTFACRHTEDKLERELQIMVDCGGKVLDVIVEHPLYGELKGMLMLDSRSDIEEFLYNFRQSKARLLSALTYGIHLHTVEAPSVEVFERIEEALAEEGILLNRIEDNFS from the coding sequence ATGGATGCTGAAACCCGGCGGAAAAACATACTGGAGTTATTGAAACAGTCGTCGGAGCCTATTACCGGTTCGGAACTGGCCCAACGATTTTCCGTGAGCCGCCAGGTGATCGTCCAGGATATAGCTATATTGCGAGCTGCAGGGCAAACCATTATTGCTACTCCTCAGGGTTATCTAATACCCGACGTTTTTGCCCAGAATAAACTCACCAGGACTTTCGCATGTCGGCATACTGAAGATAAGTTGGAACGAGAACTGCAGATTATGGTGGATTGCGGCGGGAAAGTGCTGGACGTAATTGTGGAACACCCTTTATACGGCGAACTTAAGGGGATGTTGATGCTGGATTCCCGCAGCGATATAGAAGAATTCTTATATAATTTTAGGCAAAGTAAGGCGCGACTGCTTTCGGCCCTGACTTACGGAATTCACCTTCACACGGTCGAAGCGCCGTCGGTCGAAGTTTTTGAACGAATAGAGGAAGCTTTAGCCGAGGAGGGGATCCTCTTGAACCGGATAGAAGATAATTTTTCATAA
- a CDS encoding thioesterase family protein: MSENLKVGLKGEAKEVVTSNNTAIKYGSGSVEVYATPAMIGLMEKAALSSVDPLLPEGQTTVGTALNVRHLAATPIGLTVTARSELIQIENRKLVFRVEAFDSKEKIGEGTHERFIVDLERFLSRADKKVKG; this comes from the coding sequence ATGAGCGAAAATTTAAAAGTGGGGCTAAAAGGGGAAGCTAAAGAAGTAGTTACCAGCAACAATACAGCGATAAAATACGGCAGTGGTAGCGTGGAGGTTTATGCCACTCCGGCCATGATAGGACTGATGGAAAAGGCTGCTTTAAGCAGTGTAGATCCTCTTTTGCCGGAGGGGCAGACTACTGTAGGTACAGCTTTAAATGTTCGCCACCTGGCAGCTACTCCCATTGGATTAACTGTAACGGCCAGGTCTGAATTGATTCAAATCGAAAACAGGAAATTAGTATTTCGTGTTGAAGCTTTTGATAGTAAGGAGAAAATAGGAGAAGGAACGCATGAGCGCTTTATCGTTGACTTAGAACGCTTTTTGTCTAGAGCAGATAAAAAAGTTAAAGGGTAA